The region caagtctgaTGCTTACCGAGGATAGCAATGCATAACCATGCGTAAGACGAAGCGCACAATCGGGAGCCCACTTCATGTGTCGCGCCGCGCAAGGAGTGTAGTCGAACGTCTACTCCCTACGGGTGAACGGCATTCAAAAGGCGTTAGTCGTCGGGGCTGTATTGCACTTGGCTGACGCGTCGTGATAGGCCGGTTCTACTTGGTGGTGAAGTGTACCAAAGGCATCGTTTTCGACGGCAGAACGTTGCAGCACGTGGGATTGCTCCATCGCGAGTACTTCAGGATAGCTTGGTGTGAGGCAGGCAAAGCAGTGCGATAAACCCTGTGTTGGGCTTGCCCACCAATCGACGCAAACACAACACCCACAATCCCAAACCAGCTCTGACTGAAGAAAACGAGACGAATAAGAAGGTGTTGTGCAAACTTCCCGGCTGAGCAGGTCGTACACGTCGACATTGATGTGCAGGTTCCAATCGAGCCCTGCCAAGAATTGCCTCTCCATCAGATTCACCTCCACTTTTGAGAAGCCGGCAAAACTGCATTCAGGAATAACACTGAGATCCGCCCAGCAAGTGTTGTTTGCGCTATCATCGTTGTGGACCTTGTGTGCCAGCATCAAGGCAGCTAGGAAGACCCGATGAGGGGTAGACGAGCGGCCTGTGACAGAAGGAGGCAAGCGATTTCGAAACCATGATAGATATATAAGGCTCATCATGAGTTCCGGGACGGTGGTGTAAGACCGTATGGTGACGTACAGGACAAAGTCGTCGATGAAAGG is a window of Pyrenophora tritici-repentis strain M4 chromosome 2, whole genome shotgun sequence DNA encoding:
- a CDS encoding cyclin, with amino-acid sequence MSQYPTKLSQLSNLIEHVAETAAKVIPRISAYKPGVDEACIPFIDDFVLYVTIRSYTTVPELMMSLIYLSWFRNRLPPSVTGRSSTPHRVFLAALMLAHKVHNDDSANNTCWADLSVIPECSFAGFSKVEVNLMERQFLAGLDWNLHINVDVYDLLSRE